ACTGCTAAGAAAATTACACGACCACGTAAGCCTTTACTATTCCCAAACTTATCTCCGAAATAACCTCCAAGCGTACGAGCAAAAATATTCATTAAAGCAAAAGATAAGACTAGGTTTCCCGCAAAGGTTCTATCTAGTCCAAATCTATTTTGAAGATAATCATCCATAGTTCCATACACCGTTAATTCAATTCCGAAACAAGCGGCATAGACTAAAAATAATATCCAAACTCTGTAATCTTTTAATACGCTACCAAATGATGCTTCGTCTTTTTTAAAGACTGGCATTTCGCCTTTTTCTTTTAATTCAGCAAAATTTCCTTCTGGAGTATCTTTTGTAAAAAAGTAATATACTAAGCCCATTAAAAGACATAAAACTCCTGCAATAACCATAGAGTAACGCCAAGCTATTTCATCTGCCACACCAAAAGCTACAACAGCTGCAGCTATTAAGGGCATACCTAAACGGTTCGCTCCACCTCCTAAATTTCCCCATCCAGCAGATGTTGCATTTGCTGTACCTACAATATTTGCAGCAAACATTATAGAAGTATGAAATTGTGTAATGACAAAAGATGCTCCAATGAAGCCTATAAAGAACCTACATATTAAAAATTGCATAGGTGTTTGCACAAAACCAAGCAACATTACCGGAATTGCTCCCAATACTAATAAATAAGTATAACATAACCTTGGGCCGTATTTATCACATAATTTCCCAATAGCCAAACGAGCAAATACTGTACCTGAGACTGCTAATATAATTGAATTCCATTTTTGAGAAGGCGTCAATCCTAAATCCTTAACTACGTCTGGCATAAAAGGTACTATTCCAAACCAAGCGAAAAAGCAAAGAAAGAATGCTAATGATGTAATCCAAAAAGTTTTCATTTGAATACTCTTAAAATCACGTAAGTTTAATTTCGTGGCCTTGTTTGATGTCTTATTTATCATATTTTCTATTTTAGAAGGTTAAACACTGATCTGCTTACGATTCAAAAATAAGTATAAATACGTATTTATACGTATCTATATGATCATTATAAGTATACAAGTACGTATTTTTATCAAACTGGTAGAATTTATGCAGAAATTCTAGTAAAAAGAAAAAAAAGAGAAGTATGCATTGAAAAATTCATATTTATTAGCCCTTATGAATTTAACTAAGTCACTAAAAATGAAGTGATTCACCGATATAATAATCAGCAAATGGATCAAGGCAGAACCAAAATACTGATTATATCGGCTATTAAACTAAGTGAACTATAAACTAGAGTGTAAAACGCGCTGAAGTTCTTCTTCAAAAAATGAAGGATGTTCTGCCACAACATCGCCAACAACAATAATACCTGGTAATGAAGTATTTATCTGATGCAACCGCTCCTCTCTAGTACATAAGGTACCTGTAATACAAACCTCTTTATCTAAGGTGCCATTCTGTATAATTGCAAAAGGAGTGATGCCTTTTCTATATTTTGCTATTTCCGCAGCGATTTCATTAAACTTACGTACTCCCATTAATATAACAAGGGTTGCAGATGATTGTGCTGCCAATTTAAGATCCTGAGAAAAAGAACCCTCTTTTTTAGTTGCTGTCATTACCCAAAAACTACTGCTAATTCCCCTTCGAGTTACAGGAATACCTTGACTAGCGGGGACCGAAATAGCACTACTGATACCTGGAATAACGGTTACTGGTATTCCAAAAGATGCTACATACTCTATTTCTTCACTTGCTCTACCAAACACAAAAGGATCTCCTCCTTTTAAACGAACCACATGCCCGTAGGTATAGGCGTTTTCTACAATTAACCTATTAATGTCCTCTTGCGTAAAAGAATGCTTCCCACAACGTTTACCTACGTATATTTTTGGAATATGCTCATCAATTTCATCAAGTAATTCTTGACTTATTAAAGCA
This genomic stretch from Cellulophaga algicola DSM 14237 harbors:
- the cobA gene encoding uroporphyrinogen-III C-methyltransferase, whose protein sequence is MMSSNNPRVSLVGAGPGSSDLITRRGFKVLQEASVILYDALISQELLDEIDEHIPKIYVGKRCGKHSFTQEDINRLIVENAYTYGHVVRLKGGDPFVFGRASEEIEYVASFGIPVTVIPGISSAISVPASQGIPVTRRGISSSFWVMTATKKEGSFSQDLKLAAQSSATLVILMGVRKFNEIAAEIAKYRKGITPFAIIQNGTLDKEVCITGTLCTREERLHQINTSLPGIIVVGDVVAEHPSFFEEELQRVLHSSL
- a CDS encoding MFS transporter → MINKTSNKATKLNLRDFKSIQMKTFWITSLAFFLCFFAWFGIVPFMPDVVKDLGLTPSQKWNSIILAVSGTVFARLAIGKLCDKYGPRLCYTYLLVLGAIPVMLLGFVQTPMQFLICRFFIGFIGASFVITQFHTSIMFAANIVGTANATSAGWGNLGGGANRLGMPLIAAAVVAFGVADEIAWRYSMVIAGVLCLLMGLVYYFFTKDTPEGNFAELKEKGEMPVFKKDEASFGSVLKDYRVWILFLVYAACFGIELTVYGTMDDYLQNRFGLDRTFAGNLVLSFALMNIFARTLGGYFGDKFGNSKGLRGRVIFLAVILAAEGIMLSFFSMTTSLVVGMIFLIAFSLTVQMAEGATFSVVPFINKKAIGSISGIVGAGGNVGAFLAAILLKSKSAVAESAAITSSKGLGQEAIEAAQTVASASAVSGGYFVIGACILVAALLSLTIKFATSEETVRGESGKLQMADK